One genomic region from Anabaena sp. PCC 7108 encodes:
- a CDS encoding RNA-binding protein: protein MSIYVGNLSYEVTQDTLSAVFAEYGSVKRVQLPTDRETGQLRGFGFVEMGTEAEETAAIDALDGAEWMGRDLKVNKAKPREDRGSSGGGSRGGYGGGGGSRNRY, encoded by the coding sequence ATGTCAATTTATGTAGGCAACCTCTCTTATGAAGTTACCCAAGATACTTTATCTGCTGTATTTGCAGAATATGGTTCTGTAAAACGTGTTCAGCTACCTACTGACCGTGAAACAGGACAACTCAGAGGTTTTGGTTTTGTGGAAATGGGTACAGAAGCCGAAGAAACGGCTGCAATTGATGCCCTTGATGGTGCTGAATGGATGGGACGTGACTTGAAAGTAAACAAGGCTAAACCCAGAGAAGACAGAGGTTCTTCAGGTGGTGGAAGCCGTGGTGGTTACGGTGGTGGCGGCGGTTCTCGTAATCGCTACTAA